Proteins encoded in a region of the Streptomyces violaceoruber genome:
- a CDS encoding MFS transporter: MAARSSAPPADRSARRPAVRPYDRRRAWLVTAMIVTFMVINFADKSVLGLAAVPIMDELNISNSTYGLISSSFYLFFSLSGLVVGFFASRISSRTMLFVMALLWAVAQLPVLAVAAVPTLIAGRVLLGVAEGPAASMSMHALYKWFPPERRGLPSALQIGGAAIGTLVSAPVLTWLITDFGWRSAYAVLAVVSLLWALVWRQTGHDGPFDESRPPRADAPRPGTHLPYRRLLLTGTVLGSIASAFGAAWALALAHAWLPAYLRTQLDMSPHAVATAISAISALSLVLLLTVSPLVDALKARGVSSRWSSGAVQGASVCVAGCAMAAFPFTDGAVVRLLLIAVAFGTVAVAIPLHYVTAAEVVPGARRGAVFGIVAATGTLPGLIAPFVTGRLIDTAAVIAIRPEHDARRLGLLHPTTDPEKGAHT; the protein is encoded by the coding sequence ATGGCAGCCCGATCCTCCGCGCCCCCCGCCGACCGTTCCGCCCGCCGGCCCGCCGTCCGTCCCTACGACCGCCGTCGCGCCTGGCTGGTGACGGCCATGATCGTCACCTTCATGGTCATCAACTTCGCCGACAAGTCGGTCCTCGGCCTCGCCGCTGTCCCGATCATGGACGAGCTGAACATCAGCAACAGCACCTACGGGCTGATCTCGAGCTCCTTCTACCTGTTCTTCAGTCTCTCCGGACTCGTCGTCGGATTCTTCGCCTCGCGCATCTCCAGCAGGACCATGCTCTTCGTCATGGCGCTGCTGTGGGCGGTCGCCCAGCTGCCCGTGCTGGCGGTGGCGGCGGTCCCGACGCTGATCGCGGGCCGCGTCCTGCTGGGTGTCGCGGAAGGCCCGGCGGCCTCGATGTCCATGCACGCGCTGTACAAGTGGTTCCCGCCCGAGCGGCGCGGACTGCCCTCGGCCCTGCAGATCGGTGGCGCCGCGATCGGCACCCTGGTCTCCGCGCCGGTACTCACCTGGCTGATCACGGATTTCGGATGGCGATCGGCGTACGCCGTCCTCGCGGTGGTCAGCCTGCTGTGGGCGCTGGTGTGGCGGCAGACGGGCCACGACGGACCGTTCGACGAGTCCCGCCCGCCCCGGGCCGACGCCCCGCGGCCCGGGACACACCTGCCCTACCGCAGACTGCTGCTCACCGGAACCGTACTGGGCAGCATCGCCAGCGCCTTCGGAGCCGCCTGGGCGCTCGCTCTGGCCCATGCCTGGCTGCCCGCCTACCTCAGGACCCAGCTGGACATGAGTCCCCACGCGGTGGCGACCGCCATCAGCGCCATCTCCGCCCTCAGCCTCGTACTGCTGCTGACCGTCTCGCCGCTCGTGGACGCCCTCAAGGCGCGCGGGGTGTCCAGCCGCTGGTCCAGCGGTGCCGTACAGGGAGCGTCGGTATGTGTCGCCGGCTGTGCCATGGCCGCCTTTCCCTTCACCGACGGCGCCGTCGTCCGCCTGCTCCTGATCGCAGTGGCCTTCGGCACGGTCGCCGTCGCGATCCCCCTGCACTACGTGACCGCCGCCGAGGTCGTCCCCGGGGCCCGGCGCGGTGCCGTCTTCGGCATCGTCGCCGCGACGGGCACCCTCCCCGGACTGATCGCCCCCTTCGTCACCGGTCGCCTCATCGACACCGCGGCCGTCATCGCCATCCGGCCGGAACACGACGCGCGACGCCTCGGCCTGCTCCACCCCACGACCGACCCCGAGAAGGGTGCACACACATGA
- a CDS encoding acyl-CoA dehydrogenase family protein has translation MPFTLTPRYDDNPRLEELVGRLRAYLTDELLPYERAHGITPESKLDRATLESVWKRSAELGFYGISLPPELGGQGLSFTELCALKEELTASGAALSHSVLGDMGGPLRVGGIVKYATDEQRERYLLPVVRGERACCFSLTEQDAGSDVRRMRTTATPDGDSYVLNGHKVFSSAAPFADFAVVVARMADSEETYSAFLVDLDTPGCRVLDGAVPMSGQQMEGDLVFEDCRVPVANLLGEIGQGLRIGIGRITLNRLLHCPSLIGAARRAWDLSVDHAKTRVAFGQPLLALQAIQHKLADMATDLYAARSMVQATAAKADRGENIAVEANMCKLFTAEACFRTADQAVQIHGKDGLTRGHEVEQIFRSLRMFRIVTGTTEIHKNAIVKALV, from the coding sequence ATGCCCTTCACCCTCACTCCCCGCTACGACGACAACCCCCGCCTGGAGGAGCTGGTCGGCCGGCTGCGCGCCTACCTGACCGACGAACTCCTCCCGTACGAGCGGGCACACGGCATCACCCCCGAGAGCAAACTGGACCGGGCCACGCTGGAGAGCGTCTGGAAACGCAGCGCCGAGCTCGGCTTCTACGGCATCAGCCTGCCGCCGGAACTCGGCGGCCAGGGCCTGAGCTTCACCGAACTGTGTGCCCTGAAGGAGGAACTCACCGCCTCCGGGGCGGCGTTGTCCCACTCGGTCCTGGGCGACATGGGCGGACCGCTGCGGGTGGGCGGGATCGTGAAGTACGCCACCGACGAGCAGCGGGAGCGCTACCTCCTCCCCGTGGTCCGGGGCGAGCGCGCCTGCTGCTTCTCCCTCACCGAACAGGACGCGGGTTCGGACGTGCGGCGGATGCGGACCACCGCGACGCCGGACGGCGACAGTTACGTACTGAACGGGCACAAGGTGTTCAGTTCCGCCGCCCCGTTCGCCGACTTCGCGGTCGTCGTCGCCCGGATGGCGGACAGCGAGGAGACGTACAGCGCCTTCCTCGTCGATCTGGACACCCCCGGCTGCCGTGTCCTGGACGGTGCCGTGCCCATGTCGGGCCAGCAGATGGAAGGCGACCTCGTCTTCGAGGACTGCCGGGTCCCGGTCGCGAACCTGCTCGGCGAGATCGGCCAGGGACTGCGCATCGGCATCGGCCGCATCACCCTCAACCGGCTGCTCCACTGCCCCTCCCTGATCGGTGCCGCGCGACGGGCGTGGGACCTGTCCGTCGACCACGCGAAGACCCGCGTCGCCTTCGGGCAGCCGCTGCTCGCGCTCCAGGCCATCCAGCACAAACTCGCCGACATGGCCACGGACCTCTACGCGGCGCGGTCGATGGTCCAGGCCACCGCCGCGAAGGCCGACCGCGGCGAGAACATCGCGGTGGAGGCGAACATGTGCAAGCTGTTCACCGCCGAAGCCTGCTTCCGCACGGCGGACCAGGCCGTGCAGATCCACGGCAAGGACGGCCTGACACGCGGTCACGAGGTGGAGCAGATCTTCCGGTCCCTGCGCATGTTCCGGATCGTCACCGGCACGACCGAGATCCACAAGAACGCCATCGTCAAGGCACTCGTCTGA